In Thermodesulfobacteriota bacterium, the genomic stretch TGGTCGTCCATTATCTGCGTCTGCACCTTGAGCTTAAGCTCCTTTACGAGCTTCGTTATCTCCTTGGCCTTTTCCGAGGGTATGCCCTGGCGTATCTTGAGGACCTGCTTTTTCATGCTCCCCGAGGCGTCCTCGACCTTGCCGTATTCGAGTGACTTAAGCGACACCCCGCGCTTGACGAGCTTTGTCTGGAGTATGTCGAGGACGCTCCTAAGCTTCCCGTCGTCGTCGGCAATGACGGTTATGTCCTCCTTCTTCTCCCATTTTATCTCGCTCTTGGAGCCCTTGAAGTCGTAGCGCTGCTCCATCTCCTTGACGGCCTGGTTTACGGCGTTGTCGACCTCCTGCACGTCTGTCTTCGAGACTATATCGAATGACGGCATCTCCTACCTCCATATCATTTTTTCAAGGCAATCTCTAAGTCCGTCGGTCAGCCTCAGGGCCTTACTACCTGGGCGCCTTGAGGCGGAGTAAAACTGAATAGCGAGTCGGGCGCGGGAGAATTGACCGAAGTCTCCCTGAACTCCACCCTCGTTTCGGTTCCGAAATGGTCGGTCA encodes the following:
- a CDS encoding YajQ family cyclic di-GMP-binding protein, giving the protein MPSFDIVSKTDVQEVDNAVNQAVKEMEQRYDFKGSKSEIKWEKKEDITVIADDDGKLRSVLDILQTKLVKRGVSLKSLEYGKVEDASGSMKKQVLKIRQGIPSEKAKEITKLVKELKLKVQTQIMDDQIRVTGKKIDDLQEAIQAIKGKDMDISLQFVNMRS